A single Streptomyces sp. 2114.4 DNA region contains:
- the gyrA gene encoding DNA gyrase subunit A: MADENPPVTPDGVTAEGAPAAIEGVGMRVEPVGLETEMQRSYLDYAMSVIVSRALPDVRDGLKPVHRRVLYAMYDGGYRPEKGFYKCARVVGDVMGTYHPHGDSSIYDALVRLAQPWSMRMPLVDSNGNFGSPGNDPAAAMRYTECKMKSLSMEMLRDIDEETVDFQDNYDGRNQEPTVLPARFPNLLINGSAGIAVGMATNIPPHNLREVAAGAQWALEHPEASSEELLDALIERIKGPDFPTGALVVGRKGIEEAYRTGRGSITMRAVVAVEEIQNRQCLVVTELPYQVNPDNLAQKIADLVKDGKIGGIADVRDETSSRTGQRLVIVLKRDAVAKVVLNNLYKHTDLQTNFGANMLALVDGVPRTLSLDAFIRNWVTHQIEVIVRRTKFRLRKAEERAHILRGLLKALDAIDEVIALIRRSETVEVAREGLMGLLTIDEIQANAILEMQLRRLAALERQKITAEHDELQRKINEYNAILASPERQRQIISEELAAIVDKFGDDRRSKLVPFEGDMSIEDLIAEEDIVVTITRGGYVKRTKTDDYRSQKRGGKGVRGTKLKEDDIVDHFFVSTTHHWLLFFTNKGRVYRAKAYELPDAGRDARGQHVANLLAFQPDEQIAQILAIRDYEAMPYLVLATKAGLVKKTPLKDYDSPRSGGVIAINLREQEDGTDDELIGAELVSENDDLLLISKKAQSIRFTATDEALRPMGRATSGVKGMSFREDDELLSMNVVRAGTFVFTATDGGYAKRTAVDEYRVQGRGGLGIKAAKIVEDRGSLVGALVVEESDEILAVTLGGGVIRTRVSGVRETGRDTMGVQLINLGKRDAVVGIAWNAEAGREAEEVDGGEAPDEADAAEETVPTEAEGEQPPAE, encoded by the coding sequence ATGGCCGACGAGAACCCCCCTGTGACCCCGGACGGCGTGACCGCCGAGGGCGCGCCCGCCGCCATCGAAGGCGTCGGAATGCGTGTCGAGCCCGTCGGGCTCGAGACGGAGATGCAGCGCTCCTACCTCGACTACGCGATGTCCGTCATCGTCTCGCGTGCGCTGCCCGATGTGCGGGACGGCCTCAAGCCGGTGCACCGCCGCGTGCTGTACGCGATGTACGACGGCGGCTACCGCCCCGAGAAGGGCTTCTACAAGTGCGCCCGCGTCGTGGGCGACGTCATGGGTACGTACCACCCGCACGGCGACTCCTCGATCTATGACGCCCTGGTGCGTCTGGCGCAGCCCTGGTCGATGCGGATGCCGCTGGTGGACTCCAACGGCAACTTCGGCTCCCCGGGCAACGACCCGGCCGCGGCCATGCGGTACACCGAGTGCAAGATGAAGTCGCTGTCCATGGAGATGCTCCGGGACATCGACGAGGAGACCGTCGATTTCCAGGACAACTACGACGGCCGTAACCAGGAGCCGACGGTCCTGCCGGCGCGCTTCCCCAACCTGCTGATCAACGGCTCGGCCGGTATCGCGGTCGGCATGGCGACGAACATCCCGCCGCACAACCTGCGCGAGGTCGCGGCCGGTGCCCAGTGGGCGCTGGAGCACCCCGAGGCCTCCAGCGAGGAGCTGCTGGACGCGCTGATCGAGCGCATCAAGGGTCCCGACTTCCCCACCGGCGCACTGGTCGTGGGCCGCAAGGGCATCGAGGAGGCCTACCGCACGGGCCGCGGCTCGATCACCATGCGTGCCGTGGTGGCGGTCGAGGAGATCCAGAACCGCCAGTGCCTGGTGGTCACCGAGCTGCCCTACCAGGTCAACCCGGACAACCTCGCGCAGAAGATCGCCGACCTGGTGAAGGACGGCAAGATCGGCGGCATCGCGGACGTCCGCGACGAGACCTCCTCGCGTACGGGCCAGCGCCTGGTCATCGTCCTCAAGCGGGACGCGGTCGCCAAGGTCGTCCTCAACAACCTCTACAAGCACACCGATCTGCAGACCAACTTCGGCGCGAACATGCTGGCGCTGGTCGACGGGGTGCCGCGCACGCTCTCGCTGGACGCGTTCATCCGCAACTGGGTCACGCACCAGATCGAGGTCATCGTCCGGCGGACGAAGTTCCGGCTCCGCAAGGCCGAGGAGCGGGCGCACATCCTGCGCGGTCTGCTCAAGGCGCTGGACGCGATCGACGAGGTCATCGCGCTGATCCGGCGCAGTGAGACGGTCGAGGTGGCGCGCGAGGGCCTGATGGGCCTGCTGACCATCGACGAGATCCAGGCGAACGCGATCCTGGAGATGCAGCTGCGCCGGCTGGCCGCCCTGGAGCGCCAGAAGATCACCGCCGAGCACGACGAGCTGCAGCGCAAGATCAACGAGTACAACGCGATCCTGGCCTCCCCGGAGCGGCAGCGCCAGATCATCAGCGAGGAACTGGCCGCGATCGTCGACAAGTTCGGCGACGACCGGCGCTCCAAGCTGGTGCCCTTCGAGGGCGACATGTCCATCGAGGACCTGATCGCCGAGGAGGACATCGTCGTCACGATCACCCGTGGCGGCTATGTGAAGCGGACGAAGACCGACGACTACCGCTCGCAGAAGCGCGGCGGCAAGGGCGTGCGGGGCACGAAGCTCAAGGAAGACGACATCGTCGACCACTTCTTCGTCTCCACCACCCACCACTGGCTGCTGTTCTTCACGAACAAGGGCCGGGTCTACCGCGCCAAGGCGTACGAACTCCCCGACGCGGGACGCGACGCCAGGGGGCAGCATGTGGCCAACCTGCTCGCCTTCCAGCCGGACGAGCAGATCGCGCAGATCCTGGCGATCCGCGACTACGAGGCCATGCCGTACCTGGTGCTCGCCACCAAAGCCGGCCTGGTGAAGAAGACGCCGCTCAAGGACTACGACTCGCCGCGTTCCGGCGGTGTCATCGCGATCAACCTGCGCGAGCAGGAGGACGGCACGGACGACGAGCTGATCGGCGCCGAGCTGGTCTCGGAGAACGACGACCTGCTGCTGATCAGCAAGAAGGCCCAGTCGATCCGGTTCACCGCGACGGACGAGGCGCTGCGCCCGATGGGCCGGGCCACCTCCGGCGTGAAGGGCATGAGCTTCCGCGAGGACGACGAACTGCTCTCGATGAACGTGGTCCGCGCGGGTACGTTCGTCTTCACCGCCACGGACGGCGGCTACGCCAAGCGCACCGCGGTCGACGAGTACCGCGTCCAGGGCCGCGGCGGCCTCGGGATCAAGGCCGCCAAGATCGTGGAGGACCGGGGTTCGCTGGTCGGAGCGCTGGTCGTCGAGGAGAGTGACGAGATCCTTGCGGTGACGCTCGGCGGTGGCGTGATCCGTACGCGGGTCAGCGGGGTGCGGGAGACCGGCCGTGACACCATGGGCGTCCAACTGATCAACCTGGGCAAGCGTGATGCCGTCGTCGGCATCGCATGGAACGCCGAGGCCGGTCGTGAAGCCGAAGAGGTCGACGGGGGCGAGGCGCCCGACGAGGCCGACGCGGCGGAGGAGACCGTGCCCACGGAGGCCGAGGGCGAGCAGCCCCCGGCGGAGTAG
- the gyrB gene encoding DNA topoisomerase (ATP-hydrolyzing) subunit B codes for MADSGDLNENKTASTEEGVPAGAMGDSAVEKSYDASAITVLEGLDAVRKRPGMYIGSTGERGLHHLVQEVVDNSVDEALAGHADTIEVTILADGGVRVVDNGRGIPVGIVPSENKPAVEVVMTVLHAGGKFGGGGYAVSGGLHGVGVSVVNALSQRVAVEVRTDGYRWTQEYKLGVPTAPLAKHEPTDDSGTSVTFWADGDIFETTTYSFETLSRRFQEMAFLNKGLTIALTDERPDHVDEEGKPLSVRYHYEGGIVDFVTYLNSRKGELVHPTVISVDAEDKERQLSVELAMQWNTQYSEGVYSFANIIHTHEGGTHEEGFRAALTGLINRYARDKKLLREKDDNLTGEDIREGLTAIISVKLAEPQFEGQTKTKLGNTEVKTFVQKVVHEHLNDWLDRNPNEAADIIRKGIQAATARVAARKARDLTRRKGLLETASLPGKLSDCQSNDPEKCEIFIVEGDSAGGSAKSGRNPEYQAILPIRGKILNVEKARVDKILQNNEVQALISAFGTGVHEDFDIDKLRYHKIILMADADVDGQHINTLLLTFLFRFMRPLVEAGHVYLSRPPLYKIKWGRDDFEYAYSDAERDALIEIGKQNGKRIREDSIQRFKGLGEMNAEELRITTMDTDHRVLGQVSLDDAARADDLFSVLMGEDVEARRSFIQRNAKDVRFLDI; via the coding sequence GTGGCCGACTCCGGCGACCTCAACGAGAACAAGACGGCTTCTACTGAAGAGGGGGTTCCTGCCGGCGCCATGGGCGACTCCGCGGTGGAGAAGTCGTACGACGCCAGTGCGATCACCGTCCTCGAAGGCCTGGACGCGGTCCGTAAGCGCCCTGGCATGTACATCGGCTCGACAGGTGAGCGCGGTCTGCACCACCTCGTGCAGGAGGTCGTCGACAACTCCGTCGACGAGGCGCTGGCGGGGCACGCCGACACCATCGAGGTCACGATCCTGGCCGACGGCGGTGTCCGCGTCGTCGACAACGGCCGCGGTATCCCGGTCGGCATCGTGCCGTCGGAGAACAAGCCGGCCGTCGAGGTCGTGATGACGGTGCTGCACGCCGGCGGTAAGTTCGGCGGCGGCGGCTACGCGGTCTCCGGTGGTCTGCACGGCGTGGGTGTCTCCGTCGTGAACGCGCTGTCGCAGCGAGTGGCGGTCGAGGTCCGCACGGACGGCTACCGCTGGACGCAGGAGTACAAGCTCGGCGTCCCGACCGCGCCGCTGGCCAAGCACGAGCCGACCGACGACTCCGGCACCTCGGTGACGTTCTGGGCCGACGGCGACATCTTCGAGACGACGACGTACAGCTTCGAGACGCTGTCGCGGCGCTTCCAGGAGATGGCGTTCCTCAACAAGGGTCTGACGATCGCGCTGACCGACGAGCGCCCGGACCACGTGGACGAGGAGGGCAAGCCGCTCTCGGTGCGGTACCACTACGAGGGCGGCATCGTCGACTTCGTGACGTACCTCAACTCGCGCAAGGGCGAGCTGGTGCACCCGACGGTGATCTCGGTGGACGCCGAGGACAAGGAGCGGCAGCTCTCGGTCGAGCTGGCGATGCAGTGGAACACCCAGTACAGCGAGGGTGTCTACAGCTTCGCGAACATCATCCACACCCACGAGGGCGGCACCCACGAAGAGGGCTTCCGCGCCGCGCTGACCGGTCTGATCAACCGTTACGCGCGCGACAAGAAGCTGCTGCGCGAGAAGGACGACAACCTCACGGGTGAGGACATCCGCGAGGGTCTGACGGCGATCATCTCGGTCAAGCTCGCCGAGCCGCAGTTCGAGGGCCAGACCAAGACCAAGCTGGGCAACACCGAGGTGAAGACCTTCGTCCAGAAGGTGGTCCACGAACACCTCAACGACTGGCTGGACCGCAACCCCAACGAGGCCGCGGACATCATCCGCAAGGGCATCCAGGCCGCGACCGCGCGTGTGGCCGCCCGCAAGGCGCGCGATCTGACCCGCCGCAAGGGCCTGCTGGAGACGGCGTCGCTGCCGGGCAAGCTGAGCGACTGCCAGTCCAACGACCCCGAGAAGTGCGAAATCTTCATCGTCGAGGGTGACTCCGCCGGTGGCTCGGCCAAGTCCGGCCGCAACCCGGAGTACCAGGCGATCCTGCCGATCCGAGGCAAGATCCTCAACGTCGAGAAGGCCAGGGTCGACAAGATCCTGCAGAACAACGAGGTCCAGGCGCTGATCTCGGCGTTCGGCACGGGCGTGCACGAGGACTTCGACATCGACAAGCTCCGCTATCACAAGATCATCCTGATGGCGGACGCCGACGTCGACGGTCAGCACATCAACACCCTGCTGCTCACCTTCCTCTTCCGCTTCATGCGGCCGCTGGTCGAGGCGGGGCACGTCTACCTCTCCCGCCCGCCGCTGTACAAGATCAAGTGGGGCCGGGACGACTTCGAGTACGCCTACTCCGACGCGGAGCGGGACGCGCTGATCGAGATCGGCAAGCAGAACGGCAAGCGGATCCGCGAGGACTCGATCCAGCGGTTCAAGGGTCTCGGCGAGATGAACGCCGAGGAGCTGCGGATCACGACCATGGACACCGACCACCGGGTCCTCGGTCAGGTCTCGCTGGACGACGCGGCCCGTGCGGACGACCTGTTCTCCGTGCTGATGGGCGAGGACGTCGAGGCGCGCCGCTCGTTCATCCAGCGCAACGCCAAGGACGTCCGCTTCCTCGACATCTGA
- a CDS encoding DUF721 domain-containing protein has product MSEEQPGPPQPSPELSGVDLARQALVAAKEQARARGAAAQQKKQARRGGLRSGARADGRDPLPLGAAINRLITERGWETPAAVGGVMGRWPQLVGPEVAQHCEPQKYDEDARVLTVQCDSTAWATQLRLLAPTLVARLNEDLGHGTVKVIKVLGPGGPARRYGSLRAPGSKGPGDTYG; this is encoded by the coding sequence GTGAGCGAGGAGCAGCCCGGCCCGCCCCAGCCTTCCCCTGAGCTCTCCGGTGTGGATCTGGCCCGGCAGGCGCTGGTCGCCGCCAAGGAGCAGGCGCGGGCGCGGGGCGCGGCCGCGCAGCAGAAGAAGCAGGCCCGGCGCGGGGGACTGCGCTCCGGCGCGCGGGCGGACGGCCGCGATCCGCTGCCGCTCGGTGCGGCGATCAACCGGCTGATCACGGAACGCGGCTGGGAGACCCCGGCCGCGGTCGGCGGGGTGATGGGGCGCTGGCCGCAGCTGGTCGGGCCCGAGGTGGCGCAGCACTGCGAGCCGCAGAAGTACGACGAGGACGCCCGGGTCCTGACCGTCCAGTGCGATTCGACGGCCTGGGCGACGCAGCTGCGGCTGCTGGCCCCGACGCTGGTGGCCCGCCTCAACGAGGACCTGGGCCACGGCACCGTAAAGGTCATCAAGGTGCTCGGTCCCGGGGGTCCCGCGCGCCGGTACGGATCGCTGCGGGCACCGGGCAGCAAGGGCCCCGGCGACACCTACGGCTGA
- the recF gene encoding DNA replication/repair protein RecF gives MHITHLSLADFRSYARVEVPLDPGVTAFVGPNGQGKTNLVEAVGYLATLGSHRVSSDAPLVRMGAERAVVRAAVVQGERQQLVELELNPGKANRARINRSSQVRPRDVLGIVRTVLFAPEDLALVKGDPGERRRFLDELITARSPRMAGVRSDYDRVLKQRNTLLKTAALARRHGGRQMDLSTLDVWDQHLARAGAELLAQRLDLIAALQPLADKAYQQLAPGGGPLALEYRGSAGEAMAAAGTREELYGVLLAALGEARKGEIERGVTLVGPHRDDLVLKLGQLPAKGYASHGESWSYALALRLASYDLLRAESPMGGPGGPSDGGGGGRRAGEPVLVLDDVFAELDARRRERLAELVAPGEQVLVTAAVDDDVPGALAGARYAVSGGTAEKVTP, from the coding sequence ATGCACATCACGCATCTGTCCCTCGCCGACTTCCGCTCGTACGCCCGGGTCGAGGTTCCGCTCGACCCGGGCGTCACGGCTTTCGTGGGCCCCAACGGCCAGGGCAAGACCAATCTGGTCGAAGCGGTCGGCTATCTGGCGACGCTCGGCAGCCACCGGGTCTCCTCGGATGCCCCGCTGGTGCGGATGGGCGCCGAGCGGGCGGTCGTCCGGGCCGCGGTCGTCCAGGGCGAGCGGCAGCAGCTGGTCGAGCTGGAGCTCAACCCGGGCAAGGCCAACCGCGCCAGGATCAACAGGTCGTCCCAGGTCAGGCCGCGGGATGTGCTGGGGATCGTCCGGACGGTGCTGTTCGCGCCGGAGGACCTGGCGCTGGTCAAGGGCGATCCGGGCGAGCGGCGGCGGTTCCTGGACGAGCTGATCACCGCGCGGTCGCCGCGGATGGCCGGGGTGCGCTCGGACTACGACCGCGTCCTCAAGCAGCGCAACACCCTGTTGAAGACCGCGGCGCTGGCGCGCAGGCACGGCGGGCGGCAGATGGATCTGTCGACGCTGGACGTGTGGGACCAGCATCTGGCCCGCGCGGGCGCCGAGCTGCTGGCGCAGCGGCTCGATCTGATCGCCGCGCTGCAGCCGCTCGCGGACAAGGCCTATCAACAGCTGGCGCCGGGCGGCGGACCGCTGGCGCTGGAGTACCGCGGCTCGGCGGGCGAGGCGATGGCCGCCGCCGGGACCCGCGAGGAGCTGTACGGCGTGCTGCTGGCGGCGCTCGGCGAGGCCCGTAAGGGAGAGATCGAGCGCGGGGTGACGCTGGTCGGCCCGCACCGCGACGATCTGGTGCTCAAGCTGGGTCAGCTCCCGGCGAAGGGGTACGCCAGCCATGGCGAGTCGTGGTCGTACGCGCTGGCGCTGCGGCTGGCCTCGTACGACCTGCTGCGGGCCGAGAGTCCGATGGGCGGGCCCGGAGGGCCCTCGGACGGGGGCGGTGGCGGGCGACGGGCGGGCGAGCCGGTGCTGGTGCTCGACGACGTCTTCGCCGAGCTGGACGCGCGGCGCCGCGAGCGGCTGGCGGAGCTGGTGGCCCCGGGCGAGCAGGTGCTGGTGACGGCCGCGGTGGACGACGATGTGCCGGGCGCGCTGGCCGGGGCGCGCTATGCGGTGTCCGGCGGCACCGCGGAGAAGGTGACCCCGTGA
- the gnd gene encoding phosphogluconate dehydrogenase (NAD(+)-dependent, decarboxylating) gives MELGLVGLGKMGGNMRERIRRAGHTVIGYDRNPDVADVNSLQGLVDKLKGPRVVWVMVPAGAATQSTIDELAELLSPGDIVVDGGNSRWTDDEKHAEELKAKGIGFVDCGVSGGVWGLENGYALMYGGDKDDVAKVQPIFDALKPEGEFGSVHAGKVGAGHFAKMVHNGIEYAMMQAFAEGWELLEKVDSVTDVREIFRSWQEGTVIRSWLLDLAVNALDDDEHLEKLRGYAADSGEGRWTVEAAIDNAVPLPAITASLFARFASRQDDSPQMKMIAALRNQFGGHAVENKK, from the coding sequence ATGGAGCTCGGTCTCGTCGGTCTCGGCAAGATGGGCGGCAATATGCGCGAGCGCATTCGCCGCGCCGGCCACACCGTCATCGGATACGACCGCAACCCCGACGTGGCGGATGTCAACAGCCTTCAGGGGCTGGTGGACAAGCTCAAGGGGCCGCGGGTGGTCTGGGTCATGGTGCCGGCCGGTGCCGCCACCCAGTCCACGATCGACGAGCTGGCCGAGCTGCTGTCGCCGGGCGACATCGTCGTGGACGGCGGCAACTCCCGCTGGACCGACGACGAGAAGCACGCCGAGGAGCTGAAGGCCAAGGGCATCGGCTTCGTCGACTGCGGTGTCTCCGGCGGCGTCTGGGGTCTGGAGAACGGCTATGCGCTGATGTACGGCGGCGACAAGGACGATGTCGCCAAGGTGCAGCCGATCTTCGATGCCCTCAAGCCCGAGGGCGAGTTCGGCTCGGTACACGCCGGCAAGGTCGGCGCCGGCCACTTCGCGAAGATGGTCCACAACGGCATCGAGTACGCCATGATGCAGGCCTTCGCCGAGGGCTGGGAGCTGCTGGAGAAGGTCGACTCCGTCACGGACGTGCGCGAGATCTTCCGCTCGTGGCAGGAGGGGACGGTCATCCGTTCCTGGCTGCTCGACCTGGCCGTCAACGCCCTCGACGACGACGAGCACCTGGAGAAGCTGCGCGGCTACGCCGCCGACTCCGGTGAGGGCCGCTGGACGGTCGAGGCCGCGATCGACAACGCCGTGCCGCTGCCCGCGATCACGGCCTCGCTCTTCGCGCGCTTCGCCTCCCGCCAGGACGACTCCCCGCAGATGAAGATGATCGCCGCGCTGCGCAACCAGTTCGGTGGCCACGCGGTCGAGAACAAGAAGTAG
- the dnaN gene encoding DNA polymerase III subunit beta, protein MKIRVERDVLAEAVAWAAKSLPARPPVPVLAGLLLKAEEGALSLSGFDYEVSARVSVEAEVEEEGTVLVSGRLLADICRALPNRPVEISTDGVRVTVVCGSSRFTLHTLPVEEYPSLPTMPTATGTVPGEVFAAAAAQVAIAAGRDDTLPVLTGVRIEIEGDTVTLASTDRYRFAVREFLWKPESPDASAVALVPAKTLLDTAKSLSSGDTVTLALSGSGQGEGLIGFEGAGRRTTTRLLEGDLPKYRTLFPTEFNSVAVIETAPFVEAVKRVALVAERNTPVRLSFEQGVLILEAGSSDDAQAVERVDADLEGDDISIAFNPGFLLEGLSAIDSPVAQLSFTTSTKPALLSGRPAKDAEADDAYKYLIMPVRLSG, encoded by the coding sequence GTGAAGATCCGGGTGGAGCGCGATGTACTCGCGGAGGCAGTGGCCTGGGCGGCCAAGAGCCTCCCGGCCCGTCCGCCGGTGCCCGTCCTCGCGGGCCTGCTGCTGAAGGCGGAGGAAGGCGCGCTGAGCCTCTCCGGCTTCGACTACGAGGTCTCCGCACGGGTCTCGGTGGAAGCAGAGGTGGAAGAGGAGGGCACGGTCCTCGTCTCCGGCCGGCTGCTCGCCGACATCTGCCGTGCGCTCCCCAACCGCCCGGTGGAGATTTCCACCGACGGTGTACGGGTGACCGTCGTCTGCGGCTCCTCGCGCTTCACCCTCCACACACTGCCTGTGGAGGAGTACCCGTCCCTGCCGACGATGCCCACCGCCACCGGCACCGTCCCCGGTGAGGTCTTCGCCGCGGCCGCCGCCCAGGTCGCCATCGCCGCCGGCCGTGACGACACCCTTCCGGTGCTCACCGGCGTACGGATCGAGATCGAGGGCGACACCGTCACCCTGGCCTCCACCGACCGCTACCGCTTCGCCGTGCGTGAGTTCCTGTGGAAGCCGGAGAGCCCGGACGCCTCCGCGGTCGCGCTGGTCCCCGCCAAGACGCTGCTGGACACCGCCAAGTCCCTGAGCAGCGGCGACACCGTCACGCTCGCGCTGTCCGGCTCCGGCCAGGGCGAGGGCCTGATCGGTTTCGAGGGCGCCGGACGGCGGACGACGACGCGTCTGCTGGAAGGCGACCTGCCGAAGTACCGCACCCTCTTCCCGACCGAGTTCAATTCGGTCGCCGTGATCGAGACCGCCCCGTTCGTCGAGGCCGTCAAGCGTGTGGCACTGGTGGCCGAGCGGAACACCCCGGTCCGGCTGAGCTTCGAGCAGGGCGTGCTGATCCTGGAGGCCGGCTCCAGCGACGATGCACAGGCTGTGGAGCGGGTGGACGCCGACCTGGAGGGCGACGACATCTCGATCGCCTTCAACCCGGGCTTCCTCCTGGAGGGCCTGTCGGCCATCGACTCCCCGGTGGCGCAGCTGTCCTTCACGACCTCGACCAAGCCCGCGCTGCTGAGCGGCCGGCCGGCCAAGGACGCCGAGGCGGACGACGCGTACAAGTACCTGATCATGCCGGTGCGGCTCTCGGGCTGA
- the dnaA gene encoding chromosomal replication initiator protein DnaA yields the protein MADVPADLAAVWPRVLDHLLRAEADGLKPKDQDWLKRTQPLALVADTALLAVPNEFAKGVLEGRLAPLIGEALSHECGRPIRIAITVDDSSEEPPASPAPPHQSPQHQSPQHPSSPQQHTPHSQPSHQAQQQHDAYDGYEARHDNRHESRHDNRQGYGHQGEDLPGVRPAYPDYPQPRHEPGGWPQHSSGMAGGPGPREDYGWQQHLGGYPERDPYASPSSHVSQHQQRQNDYRGQAPDRSGPPQHSDARSPYDQPRRDLSEHQPGGHNGRSGAPGSGPGAVLPAPSGAPSPLAAQPAPATGPGEPTARLNPKYLFDTFVIGASNRFAHAAAVAVAEAPAKAYNPLFIYGESGLGKTHLLHAIGHYARSLYPGTRVRYVSSEEFTNEFINSIRDGKADAFRKRYRDMDILLVDDIQFLASKESTQEEFFHTFNTLHNANKQIVLSSDRPPKQLVTLEDRLRNRFEWGLITDVQPPELETRIAILRKKAVQEQLNAPPEVLEFIASRISRNIRELEGALIRVTAFASLNRQPVDLGLTEIVLKDLIPGGEDAAPEITATAIMASTADYFGLTIDDLCGSSRSRVLVTARQIAMYLCRELTDLSLPKIGAQFGGRDHTTVMHADRKIRALMAERRSIYNQVTELTNRIKNG from the coding sequence GTGGCTGATGTACCTGCCGATCTTGCCGCAGTGTGGCCGCGCGTGCTCGACCATCTCCTTCGCGCGGAGGCCGACGGCCTCAAGCCCAAGGACCAGGACTGGCTCAAGCGCACCCAGCCGCTGGCGCTGGTTGCCGACACCGCGCTGCTCGCCGTCCCCAATGAGTTCGCCAAGGGTGTGCTGGAAGGCCGGCTGGCGCCGCTGATCGGGGAGGCTCTGAGCCATGAGTGCGGCCGCCCGATCCGGATCGCGATCACCGTGGACGACTCCTCCGAGGAGCCCCCGGCATCGCCCGCGCCCCCGCACCAGTCGCCGCAGCACCAGTCCCCCCAGCACCCGTCGTCGCCTCAGCAGCACACCCCGCACTCTCAGCCGTCGCATCAGGCGCAGCAGCAACACGATGCCTACGACGGCTACGAAGCGCGGCACGACAACCGTCACGAGAGCCGTCACGACAACCGGCAGGGCTACGGGCACCAGGGCGAGGACCTGCCCGGCGTGCGCCCCGCCTATCCGGACTACCCACAGCCGCGGCACGAGCCCGGCGGCTGGCCGCAGCACTCCTCCGGTATGGCCGGCGGCCCCGGCCCGCGCGAGGACTACGGCTGGCAGCAGCACCTGGGCGGCTACCCCGAGCGCGACCCCTACGCCTCCCCTTCGTCCCATGTATCGCAGCATCAGCAGCGGCAGAACGACTACCGCGGGCAGGCGCCCGACCGCAGCGGGCCGCCGCAGCACTCCGACGCCCGCTCCCCTTACGACCAGCCGCGCCGCGACCTCTCCGAGCACCAGCCCGGCGGGCACAACGGCCGCTCGGGCGCTCCCGGCTCCGGCCCCGGCGCCGTGCTTCCCGCGCCCAGCGGTGCGCCCAGCCCGCTCGCCGCGCAGCCCGCACCGGCGACCGGCCCCGGCGAGCCGACCGCGCGGCTGAACCCGAAGTACCTCTTCGACACCTTCGTCATCGGTGCCTCGAACCGCTTTGCGCACGCCGCCGCGGTCGCCGTCGCCGAGGCGCCGGCCAAGGCGTACAACCCGCTGTTCATCTACGGGGAGTCCGGTCTCGGCAAGACCCATCTGCTGCATGCCATCGGGCACTACGCGCGCAGCCTGTACCCCGGCACCCGCGTGCGGTACGTGAGCTCGGAGGAGTTCACCAACGAGTTCATCAACTCCATCCGCGACGGCAAGGCGGACGCGTTCCGCAAGCGCTACCGCGACATGGACATCCTGCTGGTCGACGACATCCAGTTCCTGGCGAGCAAGGAGTCGACGCAGGAGGAGTTCTTCCACACCTTCAATACGCTGCACAACGCGAACAAGCAGATCGTGCTCTCCAGTGACCGGCCGCCCAAGCAGCTGGTCACCCTGGAGGACCGGCTGCGCAACCGCTTCGAATGGGGTCTGATCACCGACGTCCAGCCGCCCGAGCTGGAGACCCGGATCGCGATCCTGCGCAAGAAGGCGGTCCAGGAGCAGCTGAACGCGCCCCCGGAGGTGCTGGAGTTCATCGCGTCCCGGATCTCGCGCAACATCCGTGAGCTGGAGGGCGCGCTCATCCGGGTCACCGCGTTCGCCTCGCTCAACCGGCAGCCGGTGGACCTGGGGCTGACCGAGATCGTGCTGAAGGACCTGATCCCCGGGGGCGAGGACGCCGCGCCGGAGATCACCGCGACCGCGATCATGGCCTCGACGGCCGACTACTTCGGGCTGACCATCGACGACCTGTGCGGCTCGTCACGCAGCCGGGTGCTGGTGACCGCCCGCCAGATCGCCATGTATCTGTGCCGCGAGCTGACCGATCTCTCCCTGCCGAAGATCGGCGCGCAGTTCGGCGGCCGGGACCATACGACCGTGATGCACGCCGACCGCAAGATCCGCGCGCTGATGGCCGAGCGGCGCTCGATCTACAACCAGGTCACCGAGCTGACCAACCGCATCAAGAACGGCTGA
- the rpmH gene encoding 50S ribosomal protein L34: protein MSKRTFQPNNRRRAKTHGFRLRMRTRAGRAILASRRGKGRARLSA from the coding sequence GTGAGCAAGCGCACCTTCCAGCCGAACAACCGCCGCCGCGCGAAGACCCACGGCTTCCGTCTGCGCATGCGGACCCGCGCCGGCCGCGCGATTCTCGCGTCCCGCCGTGGCAAGGGTCGCGCCCGCCTGTCGGCCTGA
- the yidD gene encoding membrane protein insertion efficiency factor YidD, translating into MKYPLLLLIKIYQWTISPLLGPVCKYYPSCSHYGYTAIDRHGAVKGTALTAWRILRCNPWSLGGVDHVPPRKRPVWHQRLRSRLGGPTVPEPVAQPETQPNAQGA; encoded by the coding sequence GTGAAGTACCCGCTGCTGCTTTTGATCAAGATCTACCAGTGGACCATCAGCCCCTTGCTGGGACCGGTCTGCAAGTACTACCCGTCGTGCTCGCACTATGGCTACACGGCCATCGACCGGCACGGTGCGGTGAAAGGGACTGCGCTGACAGCCTGGCGCATCCTGCGATGCAATCCGTGGTCGCTCGGTGGCGTCGACCACGTCCCTCCCCGGAAGCGTCCGGTTTGGCATCAGCGGCTGAGGAGCCGCCTGGGCGGGCCCACCGTCCCTGAGCCTGTCGCCCAGCCCGAGACTCAGCCCAACGCCCAAGGAGCCTGA